CTTAATCCAGCCCCACAAACAAAACAGTGGACTAGAAACACAGGATGAGGAAAGTGGCATTGTTTACTTGACTTGCAAGTACTACACATTCTGAAAGACCACGTAAAGTAGCGTGATTTCTCTATGGAATTGCcactgattgtttcatttcagtaCTGAGAGGTTAAAAGCTGTACAAAATAATTGATTTCTACACTATCAATTtagtaaaataaacaaaatactgCTTGTCACACTGAGTGAAAACGTTGAATTAAATACTACTTTTCCAGcactaccaaactaaaacagctCTCTAAAACTTAGTAAAGTGCACAAAATGTATATTAAAATCAACACGACCACTACAATGACAAACGGACATTGTTAGAAAAATCTAAATGTCACCAAAATGTTTAtcaacatacagacatacagtatgttcttgttggtgtgtgtagaaAAGAAAcataatactttaactgatctGAGCCTTTGTTTCTatatctctccttcccccctctctctctttctctctctgtttctctctctctctcgttatctcattgtcactcctctgcctcgtcTGTAGTTTTCAGAACAGAGTCTTCTCCCAGTATCTTGCAGAGCTCATTGAGTCTGTGTTGCATCTTAGGAATTCCTGCCAGCTGGGATTCGAGACGTTGTTTTTCCTCCGTGAGCGAGAGGCGTGTAGCGGTGTCCAGCTGCTCGAACCGCCAGCCGCCCTCGCCGTCAAACTGAAGCAAGTGAGTGTGGTACTTCCTGTGGGCACAAGGAGCCAGACAAGAGGACCATTTCTGGGGTTAGGATGTGACCTTTATGCAACCGTGAGAGGTCGGGTGTTTTGTTGTGAGCTGCCGTGTTCTATGGTTTTGTCatgatgtgtgcttgtgtcgctCACCAGAGGGAGGGCCTGTGGGTGATCGATAAAAGCGAGATCCCAGAATCCTTAGCAGCCTGGAATATCTTCCCCTCCACGTCGATGCTCACAGCGCTGGTGCACTCATCCAGCAGGGCATATTTGGGCCTGACACAGGAGATCAGGAGCATGAGAACCCAGGCTGGAAGAGCAGTACTGCTGGACTAGTAAAGGTGCAGTCTGTGAATTTAAAGACTGAGTTTTCTCTCACCGGTGGTAAAACATGCGGGCCATCCCcatcctctgcttctctcctccagaTAGCACATCCTTCCAGTCCATCTCTGCATCCCAgcctacacaaacaaacacgtgTTTTTACTTCATCATACTAACAACAAACAACACATCACTCTGTAGTTTATGTCAACATATTTCATAGATGTCCAAACTCCAAATAATGCCTTCTAATCCAGACCCTAATGTAGAGAGAAAAGAGACTGCCTCTTTCTCTATACCCTCCTACTTCGCTTGTGAACAATAATCTCCTCCGGATGGAGCCCAACATCAGGAAATCTGGATTGCAGAGATTATTTGAGTTAATTTAACCCAGGCTGCGAAACTCTGACATGCTGGTGCGGGGACAGAGCTACCATTCACAGTTTCTAGACTCtgagccagggggggggggggggggggggggggcggggcacaGGCTTAGTGGCCAGCCCTGACAATAGGCCTGCTTGTTTACAACAGAGAGTGGCCACCAATTAGTGCCATGCTTGTTCTGCTAAATAAAGCCTCCAACGTGAAGGGAAATTGAAATCACCTCTGTGGTAATAATACCCAGAATCAGAAtccggtttattcgccatgtatgttatacatacacagaatttactgtggcagggaggtacTAAACATAtatgaatcttaaattaagtaaaagtacaaaagtttaactatttctaagaactgaacaatctaagaatacaacaatttaaatatgaaataaaatatatataaaaataagaatgagcagcatgagtggtcaacaaagtgcaatcggatactgaggtaaggtggcttgtgcatactgtaattgccattagatggacttataatagttaagtaagtgaatgaatgtcaatgggagtccttggccttgttgaagaggcccaGACAAACATCccatcccaccccaccccctctcccctggtaccCACCTCAGACAACCATCCCACCCCGCCCCCACTTTCCCTTGGTACCCACCTCAGAcaacctcccaccccacccccactttCCCTTGGTACCCACCTCAGACAACCatcccaccccagcccctctcccctggtaccCACCTCCCTCGCGGGTGACGATCTGGTTGAGGTTGACTATGTCCAGGATTGCCTCCAGGTCCTTGTCCCCGAGGCCTCTCTCATGCATGTCCTCCAGGGAGTCTGGGTAGATCACCTGATCCCTCAGAGTACCAATGGACATGTAGGGCCtggtggagagaggctgggtttaTCATCCATGGAATGAAACAGATCTGGAAGGCTACACTCGAGGATTAGGCTACTAGTCCTTAATGGGTCCTAAACAGTCATAATTTTGCTTATCTACCACAAATTCAAACCAATCCCTTACCACTCATAACCAACCTCCTTGTGTGACTCTGACCGCTAAAGCTTCCTGTTATTACAGGAAGTGTTGTGCAACAGTAGGATGGTAGGTGAGTATAGGTTAGGTTAGGGTACATCTCAGTCTGCACCTGAACACAGCTGGTAAATATTTCACCCTACCCTGCTCTTGTTTCCCCCCATCAGGCTCTCACAAAGCTCAGGTTACACTGGTATATGTTACCACTGCAACTACTAAATACCCCTCCACAGGATGTATACACTTTATTACACTGTACCACCAAATGTGTGGGTTCACAAGCAAGACTGTGCATAtaagcatgtgtgcatgtgtacatgcttaagtatatgtgtgtgtgtgtgagtgagtgagtgaatgagtgcattgctgcatgtgtgtgtgtgtgtgtgtgggggggagggtcccTCACCTCTGTGGGATGTAGAACATGTGCTGGGGTGAGGGTTTATGCAGCAGTCCTCCGTAGACAGGCCAGAGACCGCTGAGGATCCTGAACAGAGAGCTCTTCCCACAGCCGTTAGGACCCGTGATCAGCAGGtgcatcccctcctccacctgaacCACCAGCGGCAACATTACACACCAACTCACAACCCTGCTGTTTAGTTTAGTCCAGCTGTACTGAGCTTAACCTCTCTCCACTACTTTCGTTTATATGCCATCTGGCAGTAATGTAGACACATTTTGTggagtcacaatgacccgaaggttaaCAACGACCCACcgttgtgttgcgacaactttacccaatacaaaaacaaataaaaagctttTTCTTTTAACTTTCGCGCTGTGAGGGATCTGAGACAgcctgacggttaaaagaaaatgcttcaatttatttttgtatcaggTAAAgttatcgcaacacgacggtgggtcacaatgactgaagggtcacaatgacccaaagattACACAAGGGTTCAAATGTACTGCAGAGTCCTTAATATCACCAATCCTCTACTCAATACAATGTACTGTCTCCTCCAGCAACTATATACTGGGAATCAACACAAAGTCATCCCAAGCCTGGGATGACTGGCTGTATCTTGAGGAAACCACAGAGGAAATGGTATGTGTAATTCATTTAGTACTGCTGGCAGAACCACACCTGCTCAGCATTAAGTCCCTGTTTGAAGTTAAACAGCACCTAAACGGTTGTCTGGCctgtgtcacatgaccagccAAGGGTctgtgtcacatgaccagccAAGGGTatgtgtcacatgaccagccAAGGGGGAGCAGAGCAGCCTCTCACCTTGAGATTGAGGCTGGACACCACCACGTCTCCGTTGGGGGTGATGATAGGGACGTTCTCACACATGATGCCCTGGTCCACGTCAATCACCTTCCCTGCAggggacaaacacacaagcaatgGTTCAaacatctttttctttttttttttttacctttccaAAAAAACTTTTTGGAGAAACTTTTTGAGGGCAAATCATTTTTGTACACTTTTTTTGGGGGAAATATTTGTTCAACATTCGCAAACTTTTtttcagtgaaaggagaggagacatcCGTGAGAATTAGGAGATTAAAACAGGAGTTTTAATACTGAGGAGATGGATGAGTGATACATTTATTCAAATGTTTAAAAGCCCAAACATACCCCTGTGCCAGAAATACACAACTTCACTCAAATGCAGGGAAATGAgtgggcttgtttgtgtgtgactgtgtgtgactgtgtgtagttgtggCTGCGTGGGTGAACATAGAACATTTCCTTTtggatgtcctcctcctctgtgactGGTGAGATTCTCACGGATGGTTTTGAGTTTTTTCCAGAGGAGAGttctttttaaactttttttccccaaatatatttaaatttttgttTTCGTTTTTAAGAGGAGATCAAATCCTTTCATTCTAAACCCAAAGCTGAACCTACATGATCGGTACAAGTGAACGCAGGTACGAGAAGGATCAGGCCTACCTTTGATCTCCAGGGGTCCCTCTATGTGCATCTCTGGCCTCGCAGCTTTCTTCTCCCCTGTTGCGGATGACCCTGATGAGCGCTTGTACACACCTCTCTGTACCTCCCCAAACACCAGGAACATATTGTGGACACGTGCTGTGTAACCTGCCAGTTCCGTGACCTGTCACAGATAAGCACAAAGTTGAAAGGTTGTTCAGGGGGATAAACAGACCATTAGCtgagtcagggttagggttatctacAAGCTCCGGTCATTCATCCCACGGCATGTTTTATGGAACAGTACATATTTATTGCTCACCAATAGATTTGACTTGACCCCAAAACTGTTGCAATGTGCATGTATAGATATGTGTATGTCTTTGGAAAACATCTAATAAACATAAACATGAACAACAGGCGTATTGCTGATGTATAACAAAGCAACCAATATTTAAAAATCCAGTCAGAATTCATGGAGGGGACCAAGGCCACAGAGTGAGTACAAGTTCCTAATCTTATCTTAAGTTCTTGCAACAACAATTTCTCTTGTACCTTAATTTCACTCAACAATGGTCCCTGTTTATAGCTGTTTTGGAAGACACATTGTTGGAGAgagcacacacagtacatgacCACAGCCAGTATTgtgtccaggggggggggggggggggtgtggaggcacTGTCAACAGCAACCCTAGGCTGGGCCCTGGGAGAGGGTAGGCGAGACACAGACAGTCTACCTGGGGAACGAGTCCCTGTTGGGCCAGCTAGGAAACCTGAACACAACAAGACCCTCACCACCTGTGTCATCTTTTATAATGTGGAACAATCTGTTCACCCTGATTTCTGCACCTTTGCTTTTTAATCTATACAGTTGTCATCAATGATACAAGGATACTGGATACTACCGTATACTGGACGTAAGACATTCGTTCTACAGTAGGTCTTGCTTGGTACGAAACAGCATTATACAATTCTGTAGCCTTGTTTTCTGAAGGGTGATATAGCGTACAGTGGTGTAGCACAGGGTTCTGTGAGGTGGAGTTGACCCCTGAGAGCCTGGCTAGTCTAGTTGGGTGAAGGATCAAGGATCAACAGGTGGAGGATTACTCACGGCTAGGCTACAGCTAAGCTGTACACaaaagaagaaaggagggaataagaggagatgagaggcgaggaagagagaggagtcctATACTATGAGTATACTCCTATAGTATAGAGtatagaagagaggagatgacagcagaggagagggcagggttaAGGCTGGTGTTGTATGCTTCTAATGACATGCTTAAGACATGAAACTTAAGCATGTATCTCCAACCTTAGGTAGATGTGAGCATGCATACGGCCTCAGGAATGTGttgttgctttctctctctctctatccattgcTCACTCCAGCCCACATCTCAGGTCCTGCAAGCAGGGGCATGCTGGAATACttacagtatactgtagtaGGCTGTAATGATTCCTCCCTCTTGTTGTCCTCTGCTCTACTGACATTGGGTGGATATGCATCTAAGTGTATGCAGTTGCATATAGACTAACATACAGCGGTATTTGTTTAGATGCATATCTGAGGATCTGATTTGCAAAGCAAACGATTTGGAAAACAAAAGAGGTATGTCTCAATTTCTCGTGCTGAACGGTTAGAACTCCAGCCCACGCACAGTAGAGATAACCAGACAGAAAGCGTTAAGACACAGTGTGGCGTTCTGGCTGTTATTTCAGTTGTGGTTTCTTGGGCTCTTTTCTTTAACTTCCCATTACTGCTGGGTAATGACCAAACATGAGACGCAGGCTTAGAGACACACATGAATAGAAATAAATGGAGCTGTTTGTAATGCAGCTAAATAAAATGACCTTTTAGGAAGGATCCTCTTGTGTGCCGAATACGGCCACATTTTGAACACATCATGGatgttaaaataaataaacaaattgaCCCATGGTCAATGCTCTTCAAAACGATTGCTAAATACCCTgatctttttcttctttaaaCTAGATTTTATTCatacagtgtatatatatatatatatatatatatatatagagagagagagagagagagagagagagagagaaagacagggagagagagagagagagagagagagagagagagagagagagagagagatcgaaaaAAGTAGACTGCTATCTCAGGCCTGGTGAGTTTATTTCCAGAAGGAAAGAGGGTTGAGGAGCAGCATAAAGGAGGAGAGAACCATCACCTCTTTGTAGGAGGACATGATCCTCTCGATGGCATCTGCTCCTGAGGCCAGGAGGTTGCGGGCGGTGGTGAAGGCCTCTGTTCTCTCACTCACCAACACGTGGGTCTGCCCATCCGCAGTCTCTGCAGGGGGGAACACAGACACCGTCAGGTGGCATCCTGGGCCCTGGGTATCCtgggcagtgtgtgtttgtatgagtatGAGTGTAGGAAGGAGAAAGATagattatgtatgtgtgtgtgtgtgtgtgtgtgtgtgtgagagaaagaggagagggaggtgaggggagctcAAGTACCACCTAGCTACAACAGCTCAATGCAAGCGTGGGTAAAGACAATAGGAAGAATACGAAGAATTCCTGATcaacacaacaaaaacacaacctCCTGCAGTCCATGCCTCTAAGCCACACTGATGGGAGGGAGGCACTTTTGGGCTTCCTGCTGATTTAACAAATGCTTATCGGCTATTGTGTGTGGGAGACGTCTGTTCTTCCTCTGCTTTGTTATTACAGAACGTCCCCTAGACTGCCCTGCATGAGATGAACCAAGCTAGTAGAACGAGAGTGCAAATGACAGAATATAAAGAACAACCAGGCCtattgtcagatggctgagtggtgagggaatcgggctagtaatcagaaggttgctagtttgattcccggctatgccaaccaaatgatgttgtgtccttgggcaaggcatttcaccctacttgcctcggggggaatgtccctgtacttactgtaagtcgctctggataagagcgtctgctaaatgactaaatgtaaatgtaaattgttaGCTAGGTATGATAATGaacagcagcacaaaaaaacaaaacaatggcgTGCAACCAAATAACAGGAAGTGCCACATCCCCCTCGTGTGAAGGAAGCAGACGAACCGTTGTCAGCGAAGCCCGTGGCTGTGATGATTGGCACGGCGACCATGACCAGCCCGCTGCCGCTCCACACGTACTTCATGAGGAACTGCTCCACCATGATGTACCACAGACGCTTGGACAGGATCAGGTTCATCTGCTCCGCCAAGGCCCGGTAGCACTTCTGAAGCTGCTGCATCTCCACCTGGCAAGAAGGGACACCATACCACCTGTCTTTACCTGTATCCCAGTGTTCTCACAACAGAGCTCTCTTCATGCAGCAGCAGATACACTGAATATGAATGTTGCTCTATAAATGCCTTGGAAACAATGTGACATAGTCTAAAGAAAATAATCAGACATCGAAATAAGGGGAATGACAGTAGGGCAGTTTGAATAAGATGTGATGTCAGCGTGACATGACATGCTATCGATCGACGTGGTGAAATTGTTATACACATCACAAGGCTGTATACCTTATGGCCCCTGTAAAAGGCTATCTCTTCGGCATTGGCGATAATTCTAGAGTGCACATAGCGCAGATATCCCTTCCTGTGGGCCTCCTCTGCCACGAGTTTGCCAAATTTCGGAGAACAGGCCCGCAGAACCTTAGCGGTGGCGAACACCACCAAGCCGGCTAGTAGTGTTGGCCCGCTGGCGTTGGCGCCCCTGGACCGGGCAGTCTGGATGAGAGTGTAGGAGGTGAGCATCACGTCCAAGATTGGTTTGGTTAGGTTCGAGTAGAGATGCGCCACAGACTGCGAAAACATCATGACGTCCTCAGTAAGAGACTGATCCGGGTTCGTCAGTCTCCCGTCCATGTTACTGACTTTATAATAGGTTTGATCTGTAAAGTAAGTCTGGTATGCATGGTTCACCAGCCGAGTACGAAACGCCAAGGCGAGCTTGCACTCGAGGTAACGGATCGCGCTGTTCACAAAAGTAGCAGGGATGGCTATGAGGATCCATTTCATCAATTGAATCGTGAAGCTTCTGGGGTCCTTTTCAACGATTGTTTTCACAATCTTACCATCCAAGCCTGCGACATATATAGACAGAAACGTCCGGGATATCAAAGCAACAGAATGCAAGGAAAGCAAACCGAGCTCTTTTGAAATAAGCTTCGGGAAGAGGATTTTGATGAGTTCAAGTATTTGCTTAAAAAATTCAGCATTTACTCCTGGGGACTTACTTCGACCTACAATTTCTACGTCTGTCTGCGACGAAACTGATAAAATAGATCCATTTTCCTCTGCTTTAGCACCTTGGTTATTTCTGCTATTTCTTCTTCTGGTTATTTGCCTGTAAATGATAGGATATAGCGTTTTCACACCGTAGGCAGCGGCCGCTAGAAAGACGGCCCGCTTCGCCGCAGTCCTCCGATCCCATTTCACTCTGGACACAGCATCAAGAATATTGGACATTTTTTCTACGGTGAGATTCTAGACCCAGCTAGTATTCTGTATTAGTCCCATACGCATCCATCTCTAATAAACGATTGACTACTAAAATGAAAAAGGAGTGCAGATGAAAGAGACTCCCCCTTTGATGGCGTGATGCAGAAGGTAAAAGACTGTACCGCTACATTGCAACATACTGTTTCCGTGAGTGGGTTTTTCAGCGTTTTTCATTGGCAACTCCCCCGGAAGAAGACGATTGGTTACGCCATGGACGTATTCAAATACTGTATATTAGACTGGCTTATCTTGCCTACTGTACATTCATATTTTTAAAATGAGCCAAAGTGTCTTGAAACTAAATTGTTGCAAGACATCATAGGATTAGTTAATAATAGCATTGTGATCAGAATTCAACTTAtgactgtttttaaatgtacgTAGTTGCTGTAAATTATCGTTATGTTTTTGCCTCGTGAAACCAGTAGTTCTCACGCGCTATCCAACCGCATCGCGCAAGAGGCCAAATGAATTTGGGGTTATTACAATGATAATCCTAATACTAATACTTTGAAGTTAAGGTTTATGTAACTATATAGCCGTGTTGATATTTTAGTTTTGTTCAGTTTTATAATTGTTTTCTTCAAACGTTATTTTGCCGACTGTCAACTTCAGCCATATAGCCTACAAAATGAACTGGGTTGGAGGTTCAAGGTAGCCTGTACAGTACTGTCCAGTGTTGACAATATTTCTGCCAAGGAAGTTAGCTTCAgttctagctagctactgtcataTTACTTAGGTATTAATACTGTCGTTAAATCTAGCCTTAACGTTACATCCGGCCCACATCATAATAGCAACAGACTGGCCTTTGCGTACTGTCTGTAGAAATTATTTTGGGCAACAACTTTTACAAAAGGTTTTGATAAGGTTTCCATTTTATATAACGCTAATCAACATAGGAACCGCTTTATGATGAGAAACGACCTGAAGAAGCAAAGGGTACGTTATCTTGCTAGCTACCGTTTAGCCAGTCAATTATCATTTAATGCTTGAATATACAGATGAGACATGGTTTTgggcgttttttttttatcaggagTACTTTGAAAAGAAGAAAATGCAGAGGAAAACGAAAATACCACTTCCGACCTCCCCCAAGGGCACTGGCTCTGGCAGTGTAGACCTGGTGACATTATTCATAGTCAACCAGATAGCTTCCAAGAAAGAAAACAGTGGTGAGATCAAAACATCATAACATGTTATCataacatacagacacagcaAAACCCCACATACTACACGCAAACACTGACACTGAACCCAGCAATAGCCTAACTGTTGAAACTGTGCTGTATTCCAGAACTACCTAAAATAACTCACCTCAACGATAACAGAGGATGTGTTGGGTTGATAAAAGGTGAACCTTTGGAGCTACCCATGAGCCCCTGTTCTCCTTCTCGTCTCAGTCTTGTAGAGAGTCAGCCACAGTACAGGTATAttattctacatttacatttagtcatttagcagacgctcttatccagagcgacttacagtaagtacagggacattcccccgaggcaagtagggtgaagtgccttgcccaaggacacaacatcagttggcatgaccgggaatcgaactggcaaccttcggattactagcccgattctctcaccgctcagccacctgacttcccccATTCTACATTAGTAGTCCCATCATCACATCAGTTCTCATTTATGGCCCCAAAACATGCAACTTGTAAAACCCTGCTGTAAATCTTTACCTAAATTGTAAGTAATTGTAGTCATATTCCAATGTAACTGCTTTTATTCTATTGTATTGTTACTGTAGTTTCCATGGAATTAGAAAAAGAAAGCATTGCTTCCCTGAGGGATTCAAGTGCCAACAGGTGTGTTCAAGTGTTttgctctccctcacacacacacacacaagtgtgacACAAGTAAAAGTATTCATATTCTCAATACAAATCTATTAAAGTGATACGAACATTAACAAGTGCTACTTGTCTTACCGCAGGATTAAAGGATATGTTTCTCCACAGCTATCTCCAGTGCTTGAGTCCAACCTGTCAGACAACAGTGCATCAGATTACCAGCTGGCCCACATAGCTGACACACTgagccccttctcctcctcatcctccgccTCTTCTTCAGGCCTGTTCCCCCTCCAGCTGAGAGGCCAGACCCAGCTGTTCCCCCTCCAGCTCAGAGGCCAGGCCCAGCTGTTCCCCCTCCAGCTGAGAGGCCAGACCCAGCCGCAGCGCTCCCCTCGTCCCCGGGGCGCCACCTCTGAAAAAGCCCAGGTACTGAGTTCCTCTCACAGTGAATGCCGATGCAGTGTTTATCTCAATGTTACTCTCTTCTTTGCCTTCCAGTTCAGACCTTTCTCCCAGcctaggggggtgagagagagcccTCCAGGGGGCGCTGGACCAGAGGGATCCCCACGGTTTCATCAGACACCCTCGCTGTCCACAGTCCTGTTTGGAAGCACAGGGTCAGAGTGAGATACTTTTCTGTGATCGATGCGGGGatttgactgctgtaaaagtatatattttgtagCATCATCCAAAGCATTCACCTACTTTTCATGTGTTATGATGTTGGGGGTGTTCATTTTTTTACGGTCTTTATTTACTGTTTTCAGCAGCACAGAGACCAGAAACGAGGACATTCACACTTTGGGCTTCTCTCTCAACCAGCCTGACACTGAGGAGCTGCTCAGAGAAGAGGAACCTTTCAGGGGGTTCAGCAACGAGTTTAGGAGTGATGGTAGTCAAAACATGGTGCTCTTAGCGGTTCAGTTATGTAATTAGACCAGGGAAAGTTGGCATCACATTTCTTTGTTGACATTTCAGATTATTTTGGGAAGGGGATTTCAAAAATATCTCT
The Osmerus eperlanus chromosome 17, fOsmEpe2.1, whole genome shotgun sequence DNA segment above includes these coding regions:
- the LOC134037367 gene encoding uncharacterized protein LOC134037367 isoform X7, encoding MMRNDLKKQREYFEKKKMQRKTKIPLPTSPKGTGSGSVDLVTLFIVNQIASKKENSELPKITHLNDNRGCVGLIKGEPLELPMSPCSPSRLSLVESQPQYSFHGIRKRKHCFPEGFKCQQLSPVLESNLSDNSASDYQLAHIADTLSPFSSSSSASSSGLFPLQLRGQTQLFPLQLRGQAQLFPLQLRGQTQPQRSPRPRGATSEKAQVLSSSHSECRCSVYLNVTLFFAFQFRPFSQPRGVRESPPGGAGPEGSPRFHQTPSLSTVLFGSTGSDSTETRNEDIHTLGFSLNQPDTEELLREEEPFRGFSNEFRSDDYFGKGISKISLKADSQNSSSKPPDVKQPHSIHPIPDSLTQVIAATLIKKDTSSP